The Pseudomonas multiresinivorans DNA window TCGGCATCTTCCGCTACGAAACCGTCCCCTTCACCCCCGATTCCCGCGCCTTCCGCCGCCGCGACGAACTGGAGGCCTACATACACCTGTGGAACGGCGCCGTCCGCTTCGAAACCGGCGAGCCCATCGCCGATCTGCTGGCCGAACTGGGCGACTTCCGCAGCGACAACGTCTACCTGCAAGCCCGCCACGGCCGCCTGTTGTACCGCATGGCCTATCAGCTGGAGCGTGAAGGCGAGCTGGACGCCGCCCTGGCGCTCTATCAGCGCACCGCCGCCGGTGGCTCGCGGCAGCGGCAGATCCGCGTGCTGGAACGTCTACAGCGCTTCGAGGATGCGCATGCCCTGGCCCAGGCCGCGCTGGCCGCGCCGGAAAGCGACAGCGAGTTGCAGCTTGTGGAGCGTGCGTTGACTCGGCTGGTCCGCCAGCTTGGCCTGCCGAAGGAAAAAGCGGCCAAGCCCGTACCGCCGTTGCGTATCGACCTGGAACTGCCGCGCCCCGACGTCAACGTCGAGTTCGCCGTGCAATCCGTGCTCCACGAGGAAGAGGCGCCAGTGCACTACGTGGAAAACGCGCTGGTCTGCAGCCTGTTCGGCCTGCTCTGTTGGGACGTGATCTTCGCCCCGCTGCCCGGCGCCTTCTTCCACCCCTTCCAGGCCGGGCCGAGCGATCTGTATCGCGGCGATTTCGTCAGCCGTCGCGCCGAGGCCTTCGCCGCGCGCCTGACACTGCTGGACAGCGACGCCTATCTGGCCGCGATCCGTGAGACTTACGCCGCCAAGCACGGCATCCTCTCGCCCTTCGTGCACTGGGAGCTGCTCGACGAGAGTCTGCTGACACAGGCCCTGCGCTGCCTGCCGGCGGCGCACCTGAAGCTGTGGTTCGCGCGCCTGCTGGCCGACCCGAAGGCCAACCGCGCCGGCATGCCCGACCTGATCCAGTTCTGGCCCGGCGAGGCGCGCTACCGAATGATCGAAGTGAAAGGCCCCGGCGACCGCCTGCAGGATAATCAGAAGCGCTGGCTGGCCTTCTGCGCCGAGCACGGCATGCCGGTGGAAGTCTGCTATGTGCGCTGGCAGGACGAGGCGGACGAAAGCCAATGAGCTACGCCGTCGCCGTGCGCGCGCTGTGCGAATTCACCGCCAAGGAAGGTGACCTCGACCTGCGCTTCACCCCCGCGCCCACTGCCCAGGAAGGCATGGCCGGGCACGCCACGGTGGTCTCGCGCCGGGGCCTGGGCTATATCGCCGAGCTGCCGCTGCGCGGGGAGTATCCGGGGCTGGTGGTCAGCGGCCGCGCCGATGGCTACGACCCCGACGCCAACCTGCTGGAAGAGATCAAGACCCACCGTGGCGACGTCGCGCGCATCCCGCAGAACCACCGGCTGCTGCACTGGGCGCAGGTGAAGGTGTACGGCTGGTTGCTGTGCCAGACACTGGAGATCGACGCCATCGATCTCGCCGTCGTCTACTTCAACGTCATCACCCAGAAGGAAACGGTCTTCCGCGAGCGCTTCGCCGCCGATGACCTGCGCACCTTCTTCGAGCTGCAATGCAGCCGCTTCGTGAAATGGGCCGAGCAGGAAAGCGCCCACCGCATCGAACGCGACCAGGGCCTGGAGGCGCTGCGCTTCCCCTACCCAGACTTCCGCCGGGGCCAGCGTATGCTCGCCGAATCGGTGTACCGCGCTGCCCGCGACGGCCAGACACTGATGGCCCAGGCCACCACTGGCATCGGCAAGACCCTCGGCACCCTGTTCCCGCAGCTCAAGGCCTTCCCAGGGCAGAAGCTGGACCGCTTGTTCTTCCTCACCGCCAAGACGCCGGGCCGGCGCCTGGCTCTAGATGCCCTGGCGACCTTGCGCCAGCAGGACGCCGCCCAGCCGCTGCGGGTGCTGGAGCACGTCGCCCGCGACAAGGCCTGCGAGCACCCGGACAAATCCTGCCACGGCGACTCCTGTCCCTTGGCCAAGGGTTTCTACGACCGCCTGCCCGCCGCCCGCGAGGCCGCGCTCAAGCACCGCTGGCTAACCCAGGAAGCACTGCGCGACGTGGCGCTGCAGCACCAGGTCTGCCCCTACTACCTGAGCCAGGAACTGTGCCGCTGGGCCGACGTGGTGGTGGGCGACTACAACTACTACTTCGACATGAGCGCCCTGCTCTACGGCCTTACCGTGCTCAACGACTGGAAGGTCACCCTGCTGGTGGACGAGGCGCACAACCTCATCGAGCGCGGCCGCGGCATGTACAGCGCCGAGCTGGACCAGTCCGAGTTCAACGCCCTGCGCAAGGTCGCCCCGGCCGGGCTGAAGGGCGTGCTGGAGCGCGTCGGCCGGCACTGGAACCAGATGCACCGCGACCAGGAGGTCGATTACCAGATCTACCCGACGGTGCCGGACCTGTTCATCGCCGCGCTGCAGAAAGCCGTCAGCGCCATCACCGACCACCTCACCGACCAGCCCACCGGCAACGAGGCCGAACTGCTGCGCTTCTACCTCGACGCCATGCTGTTCTGCCGGCTGGCCGAAGCCTACGGACCGCACTCGCTGTTCGACATCACCCGCCACTACGGCAGCGGCCAGCGCACGCTCTCCACCCTGTGCCTGCGCAACGTGGTGCCGGCGCCCTTCCTCGAACCACGCTTCGAGGCGGCCCACAGCACCACGCTGTTCTCCGCCACACTGAACCCGGCCAATTACTACGCCGACCTGCTCGGCCTGCCGGAAGGCACCACCTGGCGCGAAGTGGAATCGCCCTTCCGCGCCGAGCAATTGGAAGTCCACGCGCTGAGCAACCTGTCCACCCGCTACCAGCACCGCGAGGCCAGCCTGTCGCCGATCAGCACGCTGATGGCCCGGCAGTTCCGCGCACGCCCCGGCAACTACCTGGCCTTCTTCAGCAGCTACGCCTACCTGCAGCAGGCGCTGGAACGCTTCGCCGCCGAGCACCCGGACATCCCGCGCTGGGTGCAGTCGCGCAGCATGAACGAGATCGAGCGCCAGGCCTTCCTCGACCGCTTCACCCCGCACTCGCAGGGCATCGGCTTCGCCGTGCTCGGCGGCGCCTTCAGCGAGGGCATCGACCTGCCGGGCGACCGCCTGATCGGCGCCTTCATCGCCACGCTGGGCCTGCCACAGGTGAACGAGGTCAACGAGGAGATCAAGCAGCGCATGCAAGGCATGTTCGGCGATGGCTACGACTACACCTACCTGTTCCCCGGCCTGCAGAAGGTCGTCCAGGCCGCCGGCCGGGTGATCCGCACGCCGACGGATTCGGGGGTGATCTACCTGCTCGATGATCGATTCAACCAGCCGGCGGTGCGGCGGTTGTTGCCGGGGTGGTGGAAGCCGGAGCGGCTGAGGTTCGTTGCCGATCCGCCGCGCTCGAAAGAGCCGCAAGGTTTTTTGCTGCTGTAACGCATTGCGCGGATTTTCACTTGGGGAATGGCCTTG harbors:
- a CDS encoding VRR-NUC domain-containing protein — encoded protein: MSAPLDPSLYYLTNFHRALDWIDERYADLLDAEEARFIADFRALPLPSRALLVRLVMRKGPHFRAGKLSYVEIGDIPEAAAPLLELGWLSDDYPLTLDELLPLLIKDELLARFRDELPRGSLKKAELYEHLHAYHQQVQPFDSWYPDLDRLYTLMATPLCDRLRLLFFGNLQQDWSEFVLADLGIFRYETVPFTPDSRAFRRRDELEAYIHLWNGAVRFETGEPIADLLAELGDFRSDNVYLQARHGRLLYRMAYQLEREGELDAALALYQRTAAGGSRQRQIRVLERLQRFEDAHALAQAALAAPESDSELQLVERALTRLVRQLGLPKEKAAKPVPPLRIDLELPRPDVNVEFAVQSVLHEEEAPVHYVENALVCSLFGLLCWDVIFAPLPGAFFHPFQAGPSDLYRGDFVSRRAEAFAARLTLLDSDAYLAAIRETYAAKHGILSPFVHWELLDESLLTQALRCLPAAHLKLWFARLLADPKANRAGMPDLIQFWPGEARYRMIEVKGPGDRLQDNQKRWLAFCAEHGMPVEVCYVRWQDEADESQ
- a CDS encoding ATP-dependent DNA helicase → MSYAVAVRALCEFTAKEGDLDLRFTPAPTAQEGMAGHATVVSRRGLGYIAELPLRGEYPGLVVSGRADGYDPDANLLEEIKTHRGDVARIPQNHRLLHWAQVKVYGWLLCQTLEIDAIDLAVVYFNVITQKETVFRERFAADDLRTFFELQCSRFVKWAEQESAHRIERDQGLEALRFPYPDFRRGQRMLAESVYRAARDGQTLMAQATTGIGKTLGTLFPQLKAFPGQKLDRLFFLTAKTPGRRLALDALATLRQQDAAQPLRVLEHVARDKACEHPDKSCHGDSCPLAKGFYDRLPAAREAALKHRWLTQEALRDVALQHQVCPYYLSQELCRWADVVVGDYNYYFDMSALLYGLTVLNDWKVTLLVDEAHNLIERGRGMYSAELDQSEFNALRKVAPAGLKGVLERVGRHWNQMHRDQEVDYQIYPTVPDLFIAALQKAVSAITDHLTDQPTGNEAELLRFYLDAMLFCRLAEAYGPHSLFDITRHYGSGQRTLSTLCLRNVVPAPFLEPRFEAAHSTTLFSATLNPANYYADLLGLPEGTTWREVESPFRAEQLEVHALSNLSTRYQHREASLSPISTLMARQFRARPGNYLAFFSSYAYLQQALERFAAEHPDIPRWVQSRSMNEIERQAFLDRFTPHSQGIGFAVLGGAFSEGIDLPGDRLIGAFIATLGLPQVNEVNEEIKQRMQGMFGDGYDYTYLFPGLQKVVQAAGRVIRTPTDSGVIYLLDDRFNQPAVRRLLPGWWKPERLRFVADPPRSKEPQGFLLL